The nucleotide window tggaaaacaggtccaaatggctctttgggtgttaaaggttgccgactcctgATTCTACTCCAAtaccctgctcaatgcaggatcagcctagagacCCCCGGACAAGTGTTTGTTCAGCCGctgtttaaagactgccagtttgtttatttgcttctttTAATTGGTGTCTTAAAATGACCTGTCCAGTTGCTTTTGTGGATCAAATGAAGGTCTTTGAGCTCCTGGACCACTGAGGGACCCCCACCTTCCCACCTTACCCAGATACTTGCTCCTAAGGTCAAAGGCACTGCCAGTGGCTTagaagtggtggtggaaagtcctgccaagtcacagctgacatggtgaccccatCAGGGACATAGCCAGGTTctaaaggctgtttccgcatggccacgctgggggtcgggtcggcgtacatgatgccgacccaacccccccgggactgttcgcacaaacagtcctggaaactaccgggaagacggcgccgcactgtgctgtcgcccgatcgacttaccttccctgcgatcGTCTGGCGCGCCgccgaggccaggagacatgccccctgccctgcgcgaccgctccagagtcgcagggcgggggggcatgtcctcaggcctcggcgacgcgccggacggtcacagggaaggtaagtcgattgggaaaggggggaaggatagcgccttctagccgctgccgttcgcatggcagcggtcggaagccgccgtttcccaaaaacctcgctcggggagcgaggttgggaaacagcggttttgcgccgctggggaggagtgagggcggtgcggctgcgaagcggCTGCggcccccttgcgaacagctccctggggacggcgtttttgccgtccccagggcactgtatttggcccgtgtggaaagggccaaagttaggGGGAGCGAGTGCATACAGAAAGGCGCCTTGACATATACTCAACTATTTTAATCTCTACTGTTGACTTCTGTGGGTGCTGAGCTCAAGTCTGGTGGCACCCGTCTCGCCCTATAAGGCCAGCCAGACTGTCCTCCTGCTCCTGCAGGCTGGCATGAGCTACCCAGGGGCACTGGTGGGGGGCCTACGCTGGCTATCCGGCACAGTTCCTGCTGCATGGCATGGCTCTGGACCCAATGGCGTATCaaaggggagtggggggtgggggtctcaAGCCACAGGCACCACTTCAGGGGGGAGCATTTtgcagccctgccccccccccaactgtgcccCAGTCAGAAAAGAGATAAATTGGTTAGAAAACGTTCAGTTATATAATTTTTGCATTTCCTGGGTCCGGTATCTTCAGCACCAGGTCTTCCTGATTCCTTGACCAATTACTTCTCTGCAAGAACAAAATAATCCACAATGCATGTGAgtggggtttctttctttcttttggagggGCAGTTCTTCCCAGTAGGTGCAACCTTGGCCACTGTAGCTTTAATTTATGGACACCCCCTCCCCATACAAATCTTCCTAAAATATTGTGAGGAAAAACATTCCCTTTCTCCCCAGGGGAGTTACTGATagaattcatttatttgttttgtttatagcatgcctttctctccacaacaaacccAAAGCAGATGATAGTcattctcttcttttttcattttaagcTCACAACGACCCTGCGAGGTCAGCTGGGCTGAGAGCGTAAGCCTAGCctcaggtcacccaacaagcttccgtggcagcGGGGAGCTTCCAATTCTGATGGCTATACTATACTGGGCATCTCATCACACAAAATGGGCAAACCAGATACTAACACCATAATTCCTCTTTTCAGATGTGAAAAGTTGTTTGCAGTGTCTGGAAGACCAGTATGCAAATGAGAACAGGGACCGATGCCTCCCAAAAACCATCACATTCCTGGCCTATGGCGACCCACTGGGGCTAACCTTGGCATCTCTGGcaatctccttctccctcctcaccGCTTGCGTTCTGGTGACATTTGTCCAGTACCGCAACAGCCCCATCGTCAAAGCCAACAACCGCCATCTCAGCTACGTTCTCCTCATCTCACTCCTTGTCTGTTTTCTCTCCTCCTTGATGTTCATTGGCTATCCTCGGAAAGGAACCTGCCTGCTACGGCAGACTGTCTTTCGGGTTGCTTTTGCTGTGTCCATCTCTTCCGTCTTGGCCAAAACCATAACGGTGGTTTTGGCCTTCAAGGGTCCTGACATGGGCCACAGACTGAGGACCTGGTTACAAAATGGGACATCCTATTTTATTGTCCTTCTCGGGGCCCTCGTTCAGATCCTTCTTTGCTCTGTCTGGCTGGGAacatctcctcctttccctcagaATAACACTCAAGCAGTAGTCAGGCAGATCGTGGTCCAGTGTGATGAAGGATCCATAGGTATCTTCTTCGGGACACTGGGCTACCTGGGTTTTTTGGCTGCCATCAGCTTCACAGTTGCCTTCTTGGCCAGGAGGTTGCCGGACTCTTTCAACGAAGCCAAACACATCTCTTTCAGTATGGTCGTTTTTTGTTGCGTCTGGATCTCCTTCATCCCTGCGTACCTCAGCTCTCAAGGGAAGACTGCCGTTGCCATAGAGATCTTCTCCATTTTGgcttccagtgctgggattctGGCCTGTATCTTTACTCCAAAAGTCTTCATTATTTTGATGAGGCCGGACAGGAACAGCAAGGAATTTCTGAGGAGGAAATGAAATCCCTTCTATCTCATCCGAGGGCCCTTTCTATTTTAGGTTGAACAGTCAGACTCCATAAAATATCTGTGTGGTAAATACCTGGTGAAACAGTCTCTATATTGTGGAGCTGTAACCTTATATAGCCCCCACCCAGTTTAGGTTGAAACAAGCAGTTGAAGAAAAATATCCAAGACTcaagtttaaaagaaaataagttcTTCAGTGTGCAGAGAAAATTGGTCTGGCACTGAGCGCACTCTCTCTGTTTCAAGAGATCCACACAAATAAAACACGCTTTTACATACATCTTTTGTAAATACAGATTTTCAAAAAATAGAAAATTAGAAAGGGCATACATTACAGTCCATCCATTCCCAATCCTTCCTCCGAGTTACATTGGCTCGTTACCATTCTTTAtttgtgggcgtttccccacttgccatgccTCCCtgtatgccgcacgctgctctcagtgcacatcatttctggcccacgcccgggcttccccacgtccccgcgctctgcgcagggtcaccAAAAGGccccgtttggaagagcgccaggaatgacgtgcgctgagggggcgcgacagcggcagcgtcggggcggctgctttgtcgccgcccctgtagtggggagtgctgggggaccccgcgctacttgcctacagtagcgcggggcagaaggtaagtgggaaaacgccctgtgATCACATTTCTCCAAGATCCAGCCCTCATTTCATTATAATCTTTAGGTTAGAATCAAATGAATGTGTCTAACCTTCTCTGCATAAAAGCTGGATGCTACCACTCCCATAGGCAAGGATGCAGTAAGGTGAGCTCAGGGCATCTGGCTTATGTCAAGGTGGACAGTTCCTTGAATTCCTGAGGGAGGGGTGTACCAAGAAAGGGGCAtctccagtgtaaaaaaaaagatttcacacacATACAGCTTATTCAcacaaaaagttaaaaatgattataacaattaTGAGTAGGCAGTGTTGATTATACATGGAACTGTATCTACTGTGCACACTTTGTGTAGCTTTAAATGACTGTTCTAGTATTAATTAAAACATAGAAGCATGAACACAGTGATCTTATAAACTGCAATTCTCCTTTAACCTCTtaacctttaccttttttttctgTGCTCATTTTCCATAGGCCTTTTATCTCACTAGCTGGGTCTCTAAAACCTGTAAGATACACGCTAGTTGATTCATAATACATCTGATCtaaagcttggacagatttagggaggagaagtccatttatggctaccaatcttgatcctctttgatctgagattgcaaatgccttaacagtccaggtgctcgggagcaacagccgcagaaggccattgctttcacatcctgcatgtgagctcccaaaggcacctggtgggccactgcgagtagcagagagctggactagatggactctggtctgatccagctggcttgttcttatgttcttaaagctatAGTTTTTAGAAGATACAAAATCCATTTCTTAActccttctctctccttgctTCTAAGAAACAGCCGCCACCTCTAGCCTGGGACCAAGCTGTATCTGCATGCCTTTGTGAGCTGTTTTCCTGCTTGCAGCTTCTTGGCATAGAGAGAGAGAACCATCTTGTTTCTGATTATATTGGTTGTATAGGCCCCTTATATAGtttaatatcaaatacagttttcagcagtggcgtagctacaatgggaacATCCAGGTACATTTGTCCTGGGCGCCACCATTGTCGGTCACATGGGGCACAAAATGGCCCCCATATAGCCATGCCCCCTATCAGGCTGGGCACTCAGATGCCCAGGCTACACACAGGCTCACTGGCTCTGTGCATTAAAAAAGGTCATTTTTTTAGCAGGGagggtcctgcctttgggctatctttcaagttatggtgagaatttttcaaattatggtttttaactgtaatgtaggtttaacaagatgttgccaccctgagcccttctgggacaGGCAGGATATAACACTAACactaaaaatgaattaaacaatttttttaacaacATGCCCATGAGACTTTGCCAGGCCAAATATGTTTCAGGCCAAATATGCctggcagggagcagcagtggcgtaggaggttaagagctcgggtatctaatctggaggaaccgggtttgattcccagctctgccgcctgagctgtggaggcttatctggggaattcagattagcctgtgcactcccacacacgccagctgggtgaccttgggctagtcacagcttctcggagctctctcagccccacctacctcacagggtgtttgttgtgaggggggaagggcaaggagattgtaagcccctttgagtctcctgcaggagagaaaggggagatataaatccaaactcttcttcttactcttcttcAGGGGGCATGGCCTCACAGGGGTCATGGCCTCACAGGGGCACAGTAGCCAGGcttgggcgccattttgccccaggctctgtttcccctccctACACCTCTGGTTTTCATGTCCCTAACCATGTCCCTACAACTTGATGTAGCCACCTGGAATCATATCAGCTTATGCAAGAGATCCAAATCCCATATATGATGTGGCCAGATTTATCTTTTATAAGGAGTTACACTGATGGAGTTCTTTTCGAAAATGCACCTTTCCACGCGAGGCGTTCTGTCATTGCTATCAAGGTGAAAGACGGAGGATGACCCAACTTTGAAGTGCTTCCTTTAAAAGGGTTCCCGTCTTACAAGTGATTTTCTTCTTCATCTACTGAAGGTTGTGTACCAAGCATATATATTGGCCATTGTTGTGAATGTCGGCTTGCTCTGGAAACAAATACATAACGACTCATTATTGACTCTTAAAGGGACACGGTTAAAGATGTACCATTACAGACGGACTTGCAGTGACTACAGGAAATTTACACGACTGCTTTTCCCTTTTACAGACTGATCTACGTTGACTTCtatatttgtatgtttgttttgtttggacaTCTTGtatattataagaacataagaacaagccagctggatcagaccagagtccatctagtccagctctctgctactcacagtggcccaccaggtgcccttgggagttcacatgtaggatgtgaaagcaatggccttctgcggctgatgctcccgagcacctggactgttaaggcatttgcaatctcagatcaaagaggatcaagattggcagccataaataaTAATaccggcgctgctggtattattggatcttaccgcagcgtttgatgtggtcgaccatgaccttttgacccactgcctggccgcttccggagtgcggggcactgtccttcaatggattgcctcgttcctccgggaccggggtcagcaagtgtggtgtggggaccgggcctcccggcggtgcccacttcattgtggggtgcctcagggagcgctgctgtccccgctgttgtttaatatctacatgcgaccccttgctcagctggtacggagctttgggctggtgtgccaccaatatgctgatgacacccagctcattctgtcgatggagggggaagcggtcaccgcccctgcagctctacagcattgtttggaggcggtagctggttggttgaagcagagcaggttaaagctgaatccaacgaagacggagattctctggctaggccgtgggggggggagtgggggatttccagccgccggtgtgggagggagtctcattggcaccgaccccctccgtccgcagcctgggggtccacctggattcgtctctttcaatggagacccaggtggcccatgtaacccgggttgccttcttccatcttcgacaggcccggcggctggcccccttcctctcccagacggacttggccactgtaatccatgcaaccgtcacctccaggctggactattgcaactcgctctacgcgggccttcccttgcggctgatccggaaattgaaactggtccagcatgcagcggcacgtctgctcacgggaggtgcctttagagatcacatcatgcccgtgttgcatcacttgcactggctcccagttgagttccggattgtcttcaaggtgttggtgttaacctttaaggccctacgcggtctgggaccttcgtacctaagagaccgtctggccccatatgtcccacgtcggtctctgcgttcggcagaggccaatctgcttgtgatccccgccccctctatgatgcggctggcctccactagggccagggcatttacggccctggcccctgcctggtggaatgctctcccaccaactgtccaggccctgcgggaccttaatgaattccacagggcctgtaagactgagttattccgccgggcttttggagagtccagccgctgataggggtgcccggaaacagctacaacccgctgttccctttgtaggagttttaatagtgggacgccatctttattttaattgatacagaaattggatgctgcttttaaattgttttaatatttattgtcttatcactgttgtaaaccgccctgagcccttcgggggagggcggtataaaagtagaataataaataaataaataaataaataaataaataaataaataaataaatNNNNNNNNNNNNNNNNNNNNNNNNNNNNNNNNNNNNNNNNNNNNNNNNNNNNNNNNNNNNNNNNNNNNNNNNNNNNNNNNNNNNNNNNNNNNNNNNNNNNatttatttattgattattttggtttattttatttattttattttatttatttattattctatttttatatcACTCTCCCCGGAAGGGCCCAGGCTGCGGTTTACAGCAGTGATAAGCGACAATAAATATTgtcaatttaaaagcagcatccaatttctgtatcaattaacgAAATGGCGATGGCGCCCCCACtcattaaaactcctacaaagggaacagcgggttgcTGAAAGCTGTTTCCGGGCACTTCTTATCAGCCGCTGGACTCTCCGTAAAAAGCCCGCCGGAATAAtcccagtcttacaggccctgtggaatctattaaggtcctgcagggcccggacagttaaTAGGAGAGGATCTTGTTCGGTAGGGCTGGGGtcagggccgtaaatgccctggccctagtggaggccagccacatcatagagggggcggggatcattAGAGCAGATTGGCTCCTGCCAAACGCAGAGACCGGACGTGCGATTATGGCGCAAATAGACGCGGGTCTCTTTAGGCACGGAAGGGTCCTGGTAGGACTGGCGTAGGCTCTCCCAGCGGTTAAATAcctcaacaccttgaagacaatcccgAACTAAACTGGGAGGCAGTGCAAGTg belongs to Sphaerodactylus townsendi isolate TG3544 unplaced genomic scaffold, MPM_Stown_v2.3 scaffold_83, whole genome shotgun sequence and includes:
- the LOC125425580 gene encoding vomeronasal type-2 receptor 26-like, producing MNFTNPAGDDLFFDKNGDLAAGYDILNVIYSSNETLPFVPVGSFRPQAVLEHELIINKSAIQWYSSFEQLPNSVCSKNCLPGYRKKIRDGEPACCFDCVPCTAGMVSNQSNVKSCLQCLEDQYANENRDRCLPKTITFLAYGDPLGLTLASLAISFSLLTACVLVTFVQYRNSPIVKANNRHLSYVLLISLLVCFLSSLMFIGYPRKGTCLLRQTVFRVAFAVSISSVLAKTITVVLAFKGPDMGHRLRTWLQNGTSYFIVLLGALVQILLCSVWLGTSPPFPQNNTQAVVRQIVVQCDEGSIGIFFGTLGYLGFLAAISFTVAFLARRLPDSFNEAKHISFSMVVFCCVWISFIPAYLSSQGKTAVAIEIFSILASSAGILACIFTPKVFIILMRPDRNSKEFLRRK